The proteins below come from a single Takifugu flavidus isolate HTHZ2018 chromosome 6, ASM371156v2, whole genome shotgun sequence genomic window:
- the wdr83os gene encoding protein Asterix, with amino-acid sequence MSSNNMADPRRQNKILRYKPPSTDSNPTLEDPTPDYMNLLGMIFSMCGLMLKLKWCAWIAVYCSFISFANSRSSEDTKQMMSSFMLSISAVVMSYLQNPQPMSPPW; translated from the exons ATGTCTTCTAACAATATGGCAGACCCAAGAAGACAAAACAAGATTTTACG GTACAAACCACCCAGCACAGATTCCAATCCCACTCTGGAGGACCCCACACCTGATTACATGAACCTGCTGGGCATGATTTTCAGCATGTGTGGACTGATGCTCAAG ctCAAGTGGTGCGCCTGGATCGCAGTCTACTGCTCTTTCATCAGTTTTGCAAACTCCAGAAGCTCAGAGGACACTAAACAGATGATGAGCAGTTTCAT GTTGTCTATCTCAGCAGTTGTCATGTCCTACCTCCAGAACCCACAGCCAATGTCACCACCATGGTAA